The following are from one region of the Silene latifolia isolate original U9 population chromosome 9, ASM4854445v1, whole genome shotgun sequence genome:
- the LOC141600080 gene encoding kunitz-type serine protease inhibitor DrTI-like, whose protein sequence is MSPIFLLLSLLLFTPTTTTADIVLDYEGNPVMGGSFYYGISLGINLEGAYISGGTTMFNNGTVSCPSFIVAQSNISNRDLGIPIKFTPQISTEKNNIYTYSDLSIAFRFLRPEPLCRRRYTTVWAESANKLVLNGEKGSNRSWFKLEKVDYFADPVYKILYENKKVLYDQQPNGEILLSLEKGYPFLVFFRKIHEGSSSTTFADFLKMPRLPFAQGLFANK, encoded by the coding sequence atgtCGCCCATTTTCCTCCTACTTTCCCTCCTCCTCTTCACCCCTACAACCACCACGGCCGATATCGTCCTCGACTACGAAGGAAACCCGGTTATGGGGGGATCATTTTACTATGGCATCTCATTAGGTATTAACCTAGAGGGCGCCTATATAAGTGGTGGGACAACAATGTTTAATAATGGCACAGTCAGTTGTCCTTCCTTCATTGTGGCCCAGTCCAATATCAGTAATCGGGACTTGGGCATTCCCATAAAATTCACCCCACAAATTTCTACagaaaaaaataatatttatacttACTCAGACCTTAGCATTGCTTTCAGGTTCTTGAGGCCAGAACCCTTGTGCCGTCGTCGATACACCACCGTTTGGGCTGAAAGCGCAAACAAGCTGGTGCTCAACGGCGAAAAGGGGAGTAATCGTAGTTGGTTTAAGTTGGAAAAAGTTGATTATTTTGCTGACCCTGTTTATAAGATATTGTATGAGAATAAGAAGGTGTTATATGATCAACAACCTAATGGTGAAATTCTGTTAAGTCTTGAAAAAGGATATCCTTTCTTGGTTTTCTTTCGCAAGATTCACGAAGGTTCATCATCTACTACTTTCGCCGATTTTTTAAAAATGCCCCGTTTACCTTTTGCACAAGGATTATTtgctaataaataa